Part of the Candidatus Tanganyikabacteria bacterium genome is shown below.
ATGCGCTCTTCCCGCAACGCCCTCCTGGCCGGAATCCTGAGCTGGTCGCTGCTCGGTCCGCCCGCCGCCGCGGCGACCCCTGCGACGCGTGACCAATTGCTCGCGGCCGACCCGACGGCCCCGGAGCGCGCCGCCGCCTGGAATCAGGTGCTGGTATGGGATCCCGGGACCCTGTCGGCGATAAACGCCGGACTCGCCAACCCGGCGCTGGATCCGGCGATGGTCGCCCTTTCTGGCACGCCATTGCTGATCGCCGCGCCCCTCGCGGCCCTGCCGTACACCTACGCGACCCGCGGTGCCGGGCCCACGCTGGAGCTGCTGGGCACGCTCGCGGCCGCCGAGGCCGCGGCCGGCGGGATCGGCAACCTGCTCAAGATAGGTTTCGCCAGGCCACGCCCCTACCTGGCCGACGCGACGCTCCGCACGCCGGCCGGTTTCGAGGACACGGCGGCTTTCCCGTCGGGCCACGCCGCCGTCTCGTTCGCGTGGGCGACCGTCCTGGCGCTCGACGAGCCGGCCTTGACGATTCCG
Proteins encoded:
- a CDS encoding phosphatase PAP2 family protein translates to MRSSRNALLAGILSWSLLGPPAAAATPATRDQLLAADPTAPERAAAWNQVLVWDPGTLSAINAGLANPALDPAMVALSGTPLLIAAPLAALPYTYATRGAGPTLELLGTLAAAEAAAGGIGNLLKIGFARPRPYLADATLRTPAGFEDTAAFPSGHAAVSFAWATVLALDEPALTIPAFTLASGIVLSRMYNGVHYPSDVAAGALLGAAAGWAAVAGRKALWPPGR